A section of the Amycolatopsis sp. AA4 genome encodes:
- a CDS encoding TIGR02680 family protein: MTVTELPRHAEDAFSRQAYRWQPARAGILNVWRYYDEIFEFHHGRLLLRGPNGSGKSKALELLLPFLFDASLRANRLSTFGTGERTMHWNLMGEGASGVTRVGYVWLEFRYPGTPERWFTCGARLQASSRTTTVHPDYFTTSQRIGVSGGISLVNDSGQPLTRQALEQRLGSDGTLYGNATDYRAEVRTTLFPGLSEQRFDALILALLQLRMPKLSQRLDPSLLSDLLSKALPPLGQQEIADLAEGFERLDKHHERLKGLEELVASTRTLAARQRTYAQRVLRAGAGTLISATTETEKRASTARESAVRYETATREKETAEQQIDELAKQIRTSSAHRNGLLESEAYQRGSELELLRRRTADAKSRAERLLTESRRRKAAAEQDERARSSAEQDVRHRTEHVRNLVSETRQAAVRAGMPSVHGEIAAQLDGGDPAAARPLLRAAGQSREEQLRAVDEALGGHERAIDRRGQAEEELEQARTAFSAAKEELDLAAEQRAVALEQLRTDVLAWAQACHELAFPEPDLLLDLLEPERALNAEVEQAVNAALEDITRQEASREALVAELRQRRDDCVTEVARLQSEKDLPPLAPPTRTADRTRMAGAPLWRLVDFSVASSEDDRAGIEAALEGAGLLDAWVGSRGEVQGHDVFAAPEALPAAKGRSLADVLSPEPDGEVAPSAVRRLLSSVGFGDVLPAEGPAAIGADGSWRLGNLTGSWHKERPAYIGAAARRRAREARIEELRNEILLLDAEIADADAELSALAVRRGTVRDERASLPPHTDLNAAARQLDRAEIGLAAADRLVRERIERVGKREREVADALRTLTACAAEYGMPSERSALANLAAATREFHAVCENWLASHDGLRAARQVLGSLAAQASRSADDARQRAEEAEKAEEEYSELAATLEAVDSTAGVEYREVAAKIEKIGRRLDELEATRNSTQNRHTELAVEVGKWNNRRETDAVEHEKAVGDRDAAALRFRRLASGAFPADSGLDDLEQFETVLGSSDGVRAALDAARLVAATWPSVPHSPSNIGDALHRLSESMHTCRDVLQTRADLDLETDEDVQIFTAVVDGIRVGAAELLKILREEAEESRREITERERELFDQTLTGDTRRHLAARIRQANELVENMNSRLEQVRTASKVAVRLVWQVAADLPPGTKAARDLLLKDPARLTAADRESLHQFFRDRIEEAKADDTATGWEQQLAKVFDYTAWHRFVVKVDRANGEGWQLLTRKLHGALSGGEKAIALHLPLFAAVAAHYQAVPEAPRIILLDEVFVGVDTTNRGQVFALLSALDLDLMLTSDHEWCVYAELSGIGIHQLITGADGDDAVTTARFTWDGHQLLSLDGE, from the coding sequence ATGACGGTCACTGAACTCCCCCGGCATGCCGAGGACGCGTTTTCGCGCCAGGCGTACCGCTGGCAACCGGCTCGCGCCGGGATCCTGAACGTCTGGCGGTATTACGACGAGATCTTCGAATTCCACCACGGCAGGCTCCTGCTCCGGGGCCCGAACGGCAGCGGCAAGTCGAAAGCTCTCGAGCTGCTGCTGCCGTTCCTCTTCGACGCCAGCCTGCGCGCGAACAGGTTGTCCACGTTCGGCACCGGCGAGCGCACGATGCACTGGAACCTCATGGGCGAGGGCGCGTCCGGAGTGACCCGGGTCGGATACGTCTGGCTGGAATTCCGTTACCCGGGAACCCCCGAGCGGTGGTTCACCTGCGGCGCACGGCTTCAGGCCAGCTCCCGCACGACCACCGTCCACCCGGACTACTTCACGACCTCGCAGCGGATCGGGGTTTCCGGCGGCATCAGCCTGGTCAACGATTCCGGTCAGCCGCTGACCCGGCAGGCACTCGAACAACGACTCGGCTCCGACGGCACGCTCTACGGGAACGCAACCGACTACCGGGCCGAAGTCCGCACCACGCTTTTCCCGGGGCTGAGCGAACAGCGGTTCGACGCGTTGATCCTCGCGTTGCTCCAGTTGCGCATGCCGAAGCTGTCGCAGCGGCTGGACCCGAGCCTGCTGTCCGATCTGCTGTCCAAGGCACTCCCTCCACTGGGCCAACAGGAAATCGCCGACCTCGCCGAGGGCTTCGAAAGGCTGGACAAGCACCACGAACGGCTGAAAGGACTGGAGGAGCTGGTCGCATCGACCCGCACTCTGGCTGCCCGGCAGCGGACGTATGCCCAGCGAGTGCTGCGCGCCGGCGCGGGCACGCTGATCTCAGCCACCACCGAGACGGAGAAGCGGGCCTCGACGGCGCGCGAGTCGGCGGTCCGGTACGAAACCGCGACGCGGGAAAAGGAAACCGCCGAGCAGCAGATCGACGAACTGGCCAAGCAGATCCGCACCTCGTCGGCGCACCGGAACGGGTTGCTCGAGAGCGAGGCGTACCAGCGCGGTTCAGAACTGGAACTTCTTCGCAGGCGAACCGCCGATGCCAAATCCCGGGCGGAACGGTTGCTGACCGAGTCCCGCCGGAGAAAAGCAGCGGCGGAGCAGGACGAGCGCGCCCGGAGCAGTGCGGAGCAAGACGTTCGCCACCGGACGGAGCACGTACGAAACCTGGTAAGCGAGACCCGGCAGGCCGCCGTACGGGCCGGAATGCCCAGCGTGCACGGCGAGATCGCGGCTCAGCTGGACGGCGGCGACCCGGCCGCGGCCCGGCCGTTGCTGCGCGCCGCTGGGCAAAGCCGGGAGGAACAACTGCGGGCAGTAGACGAGGCGCTGGGCGGCCACGAGCGCGCGATCGACCGGCGGGGCCAGGCAGAAGAGGAACTGGAGCAAGCGCGAACGGCGTTCTCCGCGGCGAAGGAAGAACTGGATCTTGCCGCTGAGCAGCGAGCCGTCGCGCTGGAACAGCTGCGGACCGATGTGCTCGCCTGGGCACAGGCCTGTCACGAGCTGGCGTTTCCGGAGCCAGATCTGCTGCTGGACCTTCTCGAACCAGAGCGGGCGTTGAACGCCGAGGTGGAGCAGGCGGTCAACGCGGCGTTGGAGGACATCACCCGGCAGGAAGCGTCCCGCGAAGCGCTGGTGGCTGAACTGCGGCAGCGACGGGATGACTGTGTCACCGAGGTCGCCCGGCTCCAGTCCGAGAAAGACCTTCCCCCGCTCGCGCCGCCGACCCGTACCGCTGACCGGACGCGGATGGCCGGTGCCCCGTTGTGGCGGCTTGTCGACTTCTCCGTCGCGAGTTCGGAGGACGACCGCGCCGGAATCGAAGCCGCCCTCGAAGGCGCGGGACTGCTGGACGCTTGGGTCGGTTCGCGTGGAGAGGTGCAAGGCCACGATGTCTTCGCCGCCCCAGAGGCCCTGCCCGCGGCGAAAGGACGTTCGCTCGCGGACGTCCTTTCGCCCGAGCCCGACGGCGAGGTCGCTCCTTCCGCGGTGCGCAGGCTGCTCTCTTCCGTGGGTTTCGGCGACGTGCTGCCTGCCGAAGGCCCAGCCGCGATCGGTGCCGACGGGTCGTGGCGGCTCGGAAACCTCACCGGCAGCTGGCACAAGGAGCGCCCGGCCTACATCGGCGCGGCTGCCCGGCGACGCGCCCGCGAGGCGCGAATCGAAGAGCTGCGGAACGAAATTCTCTTGCTGGACGCGGAAATCGCCGACGCCGATGCGGAACTGTCCGCACTCGCCGTGCGCAGGGGAACAGTACGCGACGAGCGAGCAAGCCTGCCTCCGCATACTGACCTCAACGCTGCCGCCAGGCAGCTCGACCGGGCGGAGATCGGACTCGCCGCTGCCGATCGGCTCGTGCGCGAGCGCATCGAACGGGTAGGCAAGCGTGAACGCGAGGTCGCCGATGCCCTGCGCACGTTGACCGCTTGTGCCGCCGAATACGGGATGCCTTCCGAACGGTCCGCGCTGGCGAATCTTGCCGCGGCCACCCGCGAGTTCCACGCCGTCTGCGAAAACTGGCTGGCAAGCCACGACGGACTGCGCGCAGCACGGCAAGTGCTCGGCTCCTTGGCCGCGCAGGCCAGCCGGTCCGCGGACGATGCCCGTCAACGGGCAGAAGAAGCCGAGAAAGCCGAGGAGGAGTACTCGGAGCTGGCGGCGACCCTCGAGGCGGTAGACAGCACTGCCGGCGTCGAGTACCGCGAGGTCGCGGCCAAGATCGAGAAAATCGGCAGACGCCTTGACGAACTCGAAGCCACGCGGAATTCCACGCAAAACCGGCATACCGAGTTGGCGGTCGAGGTCGGGAAGTGGAACAACCGCCGGGAGACGGACGCGGTCGAACACGAGAAAGCAGTGGGTGACCGCGATGCTGCGGCGCTCCGGTTCCGGAGACTGGCGTCCGGGGCGTTCCCCGCCGACAGCGGCCTCGACGACCTTGAGCAATTCGAAACCGTCCTCGGCTCGAGCGACGGCGTCCGCGCCGCACTGGATGCCGCGCGGCTGGTAGCCGCGACGTGGCCGAGCGTCCCGCACTCTCCGAGCAACATCGGCGACGCGCTGCACCGGCTGTCCGAGTCCATGCACACGTGTCGCGACGTTCTCCAAACCCGCGCCGACCTCGACCTCGAAACAGACGAGGACGTGCAGATCTTCACCGCCGTGGTGGACGGCATCCGGGTCGGAGCGGCCGAACTGCTGAAGATCCTGCGCGAAGAGGCCGAGGAAAGCCGCCGCGAGATCACCGAACGGGAGCGGGAACTCTTCGACCAGACCCTCACCGGCGATACCCGACGGCACCTGGCCGCGCGGATCCGCCAGGCGAACGAGCTGGTCGAGAACATGAACAGCCGGCTGGAGCAGGTGCGCACCGCGTCGAAGGTCGCGGTCCGGCTGGTCTGGCAGGTCGCCGCCGACCTGCCGCCCGGCACGAAGGCGGCCCGCGATCTCCTGCTGAAGGATCCGGCCCGGCTGACCGCCGCCGATCGGGAGTCCCTGCACCAGTTCTTCCGCGACCGGATCGAGGAGGCCAAAGCCGACGACACCGCCACCGGTTGGGAACAGCAACTGGCCAAGGTCTTCGACTACACCGCGTGGCACCGGTTCGTGGTGAAGGTCGACCGGGCCAACGGCGAGGGCTGGCAACTGCTGACCCGGAAACTGCACGGCGCGCTGTCCGGCGGAGAGAAGGCCATCGCGCTTCATCTGCCGCTCTTCGCCGCCGTCGCCGCGCACTATCAGGCCGTGCCGGAGGCGCCTCGGATCATCCTGCTCGACGAAGTCTTCGTCGGCGTCGACACGACGAACCGCGGCCAGGTGTTCGCCCTCCTGTCCGCCTTGGACCTGGATCTCATGCTCACGTCCGACCACGAGTGGTGCGTTTACGCAGAACTCAGCGGGATCGGGATCCATCAGCTCATCACCGGCGCTGACGGCGACGACGCGGTCACCACTGCCCGCTTCACCTGGGATGGTCATCAGCTTCTCTCGCTAGACGGGGAGTAA
- a CDS encoding fatty acid desaturase — protein sequence MSEMTGTVPLGSTERWTDKKRYLWLIGLVVPSLAFLAIGLHAATGWGVWFWIGPIVILAIVPAIDLVAGLDRSNPPDDVIERLEQDRYYRWITYLFLPIQYVGFVFAFWLIARGDLSVVDKIGLAISIGCIGGIGINTAHELGHKKESHERWLSKIALAQSFYGHFYIEHNRGHHVRVATPEDPASSRVGESFYRFWPRTVFGSLKSAWGLERKRYARRNKHPFRIGNDVLNAWLMSAVLWIAMVAWLGVGILPYLAIQAVIGFSLLEVVNYMEHYGMLRKKVGPPERRRYERVDPSHSWNSNNIATNVLLYHLQRHSDHHANPTRRYQTLRDFAESPVLPTGYAGMIVLALFPPLWRRVMDQRVLNHFDGDLSRANIQPSKREKILARYGTSAPAPVAVLDDVRGDASEGGMCPGCGYVYDEQRGDPREGFPAGTPWSSIPDSWCCPDCGVREKVDFVAPGRMSV from the coding sequence ATGAGCGAGATGACCGGCACAGTGCCGCTGGGGTCGACCGAACGCTGGACCGACAAAAAGCGCTATCTGTGGCTGATCGGACTGGTCGTGCCATCGCTGGCGTTCCTCGCGATCGGCCTGCACGCGGCGACCGGCTGGGGCGTCTGGTTCTGGATCGGGCCGATCGTGATCCTGGCGATCGTGCCCGCGATCGACCTGGTCGCCGGCCTCGACCGGAGCAATCCGCCGGACGACGTGATCGAACGGCTCGAACAGGACCGCTACTACCGGTGGATCACCTACCTGTTCCTGCCGATCCAGTACGTCGGGTTCGTCTTCGCGTTCTGGCTGATCGCGCGCGGCGACCTGTCCGTTGTGGACAAGATCGGCCTCGCGATCTCGATCGGCTGCATCGGCGGGATCGGCATCAACACCGCGCACGAACTCGGCCACAAGAAGGAAAGCCACGAGCGCTGGCTGTCGAAGATCGCGCTGGCGCAAAGCTTCTACGGGCACTTCTACATCGAGCACAACCGCGGGCACCACGTGCGCGTGGCGACTCCGGAGGATCCGGCGTCGAGCCGCGTCGGCGAGAGCTTCTACCGGTTCTGGCCGCGCACGGTGTTCGGTTCGCTGAAATCCGCATGGGGGCTGGAGCGCAAGCGCTACGCGCGCCGGAACAAGCATCCGTTCCGGATCGGCAACGACGTGCTCAACGCGTGGCTCATGTCCGCGGTGCTGTGGATCGCGATGGTCGCGTGGCTCGGCGTCGGAATCCTGCCGTACCTGGCGATCCAGGCGGTGATCGGGTTCTCCCTGCTGGAAGTCGTGAACTACATGGAGCACTACGGGATGCTGCGGAAGAAGGTCGGGCCGCCGGAGCGCCGCCGGTACGAGCGCGTGGATCCCAGCCACAGCTGGAATTCCAACAACATCGCGACCAACGTCCTGCTGTATCACCTGCAGCGGCACAGCGATCACCACGCCAACCCGACGCGCCGCTACCAGACCTTGCGTGATTTCGCGGAATCTCCGGTGCTGCCGACCGGATACGCCGGGATGATCGTGCTTGCCCTGTTCCCGCCGCTGTGGCGCCGGGTCATGGACCAGCGCGTGCTGAACCACTTCGACGGCGACCTCAGCCGGGCGAACATCCAGCCGTCGAAGCGGGAGAAAATCCTTGCCCGGTATGGCACTTCCGCTCCAGCTCCGGTGGCCGTGCTGGACGACGTGCGCGGCGACGCCAGCGAGGGCGGGATGTGCCCCGGCTGCGGCTACGTCTACGACGAGCAGCGCGGCGATCCGCGAGAGGGCTTCCCGGCCGGTACGCCGTGGTCGTCCATTCCGGACAGTTGGTGCTGCCCTGACTGCGGCGTAAGGGAAAAGGTCGACTTCGTTGCTCCCGGAAGGATGAGTGTGTGA
- a CDS encoding ferredoxin, protein MRIEADLNKCDGLGMCEAMAPDFFEVGDEGTVVVLDESPGEEHRTDLAAAVDACPVLALKLVS, encoded by the coding sequence ATGCGGATCGAAGCGGATTTGAACAAATGCGACGGCCTCGGCATGTGCGAAGCGATGGCCCCGGACTTCTTCGAGGTGGGCGACGAGGGCACGGTCGTCGTGCTCGACGAAAGCCCCGGCGAAGAACACCGGACCGACCTCGCCGCGGCGGTCGACGCCTGCCCGGTGCTCGCGCTGAAGCTGGTGTCATGA